The stretch of DNA AATATGCATCAAAAGTTTCCAGAATACTGGTCAAACTCAGGAGGTATGTACTCCATTTATCACATCAACGAGAATAATGTTCTCAATTTAAAATCTATCAGGTACGAAGAAGCCACAAATGCGCTCAAGAAAGAGATAAGCTTAAATCAGCAAACAGAATCCTATGGCCAAATTGGGCGCTTGGTCGTGGCCTTGGTAATGGTACAATTAGCTCGCGGAGATTCTGTGGAAGCCGAAAAGACCTTCAGGGAATGGGGCAATTGCTGTGAGCCAGAAGAAGTATCCACGTTGCAAACACTTTTGCAGGCTTTTGATGATGAGGACCCTGAATTAGCTGCCAGGATGCTGGCTTCTCCATTTATCCGACATATGGACGTTGAGTATGCAATTCTATCCAAAAACATTCCATTACCTCAGGGTATTCAGCTGGAGAAGAAAAGCAGCGATAATGCTGGAGTTGTAAGTActaatagtttttattattttttttttttttgttgcaaatgtagtttatttttcattttgaaagTTCCGTTTCCGATAGCaaatgtttacttttaatcaaattttccaaatatcgataaatgtaaaaacagcTGAGTgattaaaaaactatttttcccACATTTTAGGAAACCAATAACGACGAGGACGAAGGAGGTCTCTGCTAAATACATTACAGTTTTCGGTCTGCTTGTtagtcaaaatatatttatcgtTAATAATGACgcttttaatatataaattgttaaatacaaatttcatCGCAATCGTTGTACTAATTAccttaagaattaaataaaacaaagaatACTACTACTTTTGGAATGTTATGAGATtgggaaaaacaattttgataaGCGCTGTCTGGAAATGGaaagtatataaaatcaactttattttttaatcgaattaaataattatttggcAAAAACTGTGCCATTCCACCGTTTCAAACGCAGAACAAACGTTCATGACGCGTCACGACGCATGTTGATATTTCGCACGCGCCTGGCAACTCTACCCTATGCGAAATAAGCGACCAAATTGATTCGTCCGGTTGTTCGTGAAAGAAGGCGGAAGGTTAAACAGTATTTGTAATATATACTTTGCAGGCAATTTGAAAATTGTGAAAGTAAAAAACTACAGGAAAAATGGTACGTACACTGGTGACTCTGAATCAGATTCGGTGGGAAAATCAGGCGCTTTGGATAAATACTGGAAGACCGAGTAGGAGTGCGAATAAGTGTCTTCGATTCGATGAATCATATAAGCATCTCCtttgaaatctgtatatacatacattcaGATAAGTGTGTATATACCAATCATACATatatttcaacttttttttgccgaTATGTACGTTGGCCATATTCGGGCATATACATGGTCATGAATGTGTGcgtatacatatataccaAATTAGTCATTGGTAGCAGGCGGATATTACTCATTTATTGAAGTGTTTCATACTCTCACACTCATAAATGGTAAATTCGCGAAAAGCAATCGCAGAAGAATGCTCAAAAAAGCAGCTGCTGGAAAAATGGagtgattaaaaattaaaaagttggaAAGAGAAATGCACACACATTTCGATTTTCATGTCtatatgtattatatttttacacacttgagtgtgtgtgggtataccgctttttttatatttccgaTGGCTATAAATATGTAcgtacgtatgtatgtatctGCGGGGCAAATGCTTAATGCTTATTTTCTCGCAGACGCAAAATGTGTGTATGTAAAACTATATTACCATACAGAAATatgtacaaaaatatatatccaggCATACATATTTAAGGTGTGATCGTTTCCTTGCGCCTGGTGTATGTACGTATGTCTCTTGTCtgcttgtgtgtgtggtgcAGACGTCTGTATGTATGATAGGTTTGATTTTGTCCGCATTTTCCCCGAATATTATGGAAAATCTTGCATTTTCTTCTCTCTTTTCTGTGGGGGGTAAATGTGGGGAAAACAATCGAACTGCCACCCCTCCCATTTCTCATTTTTCTTCTCTGTTTTCTCGGCTTGTTCTCACCCTTAAACTTGCCGGCACTTGTGAACTTACCCTTGAACTTTTTGAGCGCcggcaaatgaaaaaaaaggggagaaTGAGCTgtaaatggtgccacgcccaccactCCCAGTCGTATTTGCGCCACATGCGGCCAACTTATTTAAGCGGTAAAAGTTCTGCGGTAGCAATGGCAATAAGCAGCATAAATTATTTACCTTAATGTTTGTTATTGCCGGCaatcaaaagaaataaaatttgcgAGGCGGAAAAGAGACGGCTATACTGTCAGCTGAAAGTGGGCAGTTATGTCTGCAGTTACTCACACACATGCAAATCTACATAAGTTAAAAACAGGGTGCCCCGTGTTCTATGtcgctacaaaacctgaaacAATCGAATTTTTAGACGTGAATCACTTTtccaataaattatttgatttaaattttctttttgttataGAATTTTAACCTCGAATCACaataattgtatatttaaaaaaaatgtataagtaTAATAGGAGTTTTTAACTCTATTATTTTcatgtatattattttttttagtaagtGCATAACTTTGATTTTATCATTTTACCTATTAggtattcattaaaaaatattaacatcaATTTAATGTCCATTTAATGAAGACTTTTATATTTCAATTCGACGTAAAATATAGTACAGAGCACCCTGTGTCTGTTCATGCATATGTACATCTGTCGTTGACAGATTCGCGCgccttaaatattcaaaatatatatttaaagtgcattttttctctcttATTTTCTAGGCTTCTGGTGTAACTGTGTCTGATGTCTGCAAGACTACATACGAGGAAATAAAGAAGGACAAAAAACATCGCTATGTTATTTTCTACATTCGCGATGAGAAGCAGATTGATGTGGAGACTGTGGCAGATCGCAACGCCGAATACGATCAGTTTCTAGAAGATATCCAGAAATGCGGTCCCGGAGAGTGCCGGTAGGTTGTGGTTCTATACTATATAGATATACCTATCTTTCGTATCAATCGTAATctaatttctacatttaacCACTTTCTACAGGTATGGATTGTTCGATTTCGAGTACATGCACCAATGTCAAGGCACCTCTGAGAGTTCAAAGAAGCAAAAGCTGTTCCTCATGTCATGGTGTCCCGATACTGCCAAGGTATGTTCATCACCTTAAGTCAAGCAGATCCAGAAACTAATAAATTCcccccaaacacacacaggtCAAGAAGAAGATGTTGTACTCCAGCTCCTTCGATGCTCTCAAGAAGTCGCTGGTGGGCGTGCAAAAGTACATACAAGCCACTGATCTTTCCGAAGCCTCCCGGGAAGCCGTCGAGGAGAAACTCCGGGCCACCGACCGCCAATAAACTGTACGAGCACTGTGCATTGCATTTAACAAACAAGGCATGCATGAAACAGCGATGGAAGCACGTATCCTGTTGATATCGCCAATTTGTATGAGAATTTTCtacataatttgtattttcagtAGAAATAaagaatgaaatatttaacttgatCCGAAGtggcatttcaacaaattccATTTCCAAATGTGTGGTAAAAATCTCGTACCGCTGGATTCACTTTATTACTAATAGCTAAGATTACAATATACATACGATGAGAAGTCTAACTTATAAACCGACCATTTAATAGCCATGCTGAATCACTAGGGTCTGGAGAACCTTTCGAATCTGGTGGCCAGTGTTCAGGCACGACTTCAAACCCAGCGAAAAGGCCACCGAGAGGATGTCGATGGCGTGTTCCTGCAGCAGCACCGACATCTCCGGCAGATTATCGATGGCCGTCGCCGCCACCGAGGAGTTCTCGTCCCGCAGGCACTGAATGTAGGCGTTCAGGGTGCACAGATTGATGTCCGAGTTGCCGGGATTGTGCTTGAGATGCCGGATCAGGATAATAAAAGCGATGGATCGGATCTGGGCACTCGGCGAGAAGATCAGGTTGAGCAGTCGCTCGAACAGCTCGTTGATGAACACAAATCTCTTGGAGGTGAGGCACTCTAGCTCCTGCATGGGTCCCAGCACGACATCCTCGGTGTTCGCCTGCTTGATGATCTTGATCAGATCGAGAAAGTGCGGCGATATGTCCGTGTAGTTCGATCGACTGTAGGAGCCCAGGGTGAGAACCGAAGAGGCGCCCCTGCTGCCGCCCACATCAATCGGCGTAGACGGATTGCCCTCGACGGGCTCCTCTGTCACTGCGGGCTTGCTGGCCGATGGCTTCACCTCGAAGTGCTCGTCCAGGTCGTACTCGTACTTCACCTCCTCGTCGTCCAGCTCGGTGGCCGAGTGGGACTTGTGCTGCAGCAGGGCGACTGCCTGGACGAGAACCTGAAGCTTTCCCAGCGCGGTGTACTTGGCGGCCAGTTCCTTGAGGATGCCCACGTACTGCTCGATGAAGAGCAGGGCACTCGAAGGATTGTAGTTTATGTAGGCCTGCAGCATCTGCACAAACTTATTCAGCATCTGACAGGCCTCCTTCACCGAGCTGTGATGCTTGAAGAAGTTAAAGTAGCACGACAGCGTGTTCTGGATCTCGTTCTTGTACGCGTCCTCGAAGATGGTCGGTTGCAGCAGCTCCAGCGTCCGCAGGATCTGCACGAATCGATGGAAGTGGTGCTCCTCCCGCAGAGCCTTCATGCTGAGCTGCGCCCGACCCTGCATAATGGACGACAGAACGCTCAGCTGGCGAAGGAAGAGCAGCGGATGCGAGGCAGCCAGCTTGCGCAGAAGCAACTCGGTGTCCGTGGACAGGGTTTCAAAGTCCTTCTTGCCAACCAGACTGCCCAAGCAGGTGATTAGATTATTGGATACCTTGTCGGCCTGACAGCCCTTCAAGCTCTGCAATTTGTAGGCCTGCTCCCCGGTTTTGCTTGGCTTCAGAAACTTGACGCGCGGATACATGATGTACATCTGCTGCAGAACCTGCAGCTTTAGGTAGTCCGAAAGGGCACTGTTCTCCACGTGCTCCATCACCCGCACCATGAGGTCTCTTCGCTTCTCTGTCAGCTTGAAGAGCAGGTTCATGCGCGAGCAGAGCTTGAAGTCGTAGTTTCTGCTGTCTACCTTCACTTCGGCAAGTCCCTCGTGGAGGATGAAGTGCGCAAACGGTTCGAGTTCCGAGGTCTTGAGCAGGAAAAAGGCATCCGGCCGTACGTTCTTTGACATGTACTTTTCGCGGCCCTTCCACAACTTTGGATTCGTAGTCAGTGCCTCGAAATAGTTGAGAACCGTGGCGTAGTCGTAGTCCTCATGGAAATTCTTGAACAAGTACTCGGCTATCCGCTCGATGGTATCCCAGTTGGTTTGGTGATTGATCAGGGAGAGCAGGTAGAACCTAAACTCGCTGCAGGACTTTGAGAAGAGGAAACGCTCCTTGAGCAGCTGCGTTGAAACAATTTCGGGATCCATTTCGGACAGCCAGTCGATAAAGAGCCCGTTGTGGAAGAGCTGGTCGCTCTTGCTCTTGGCTACCGTCTTGCAGTCCTTGGACTGATCGAAGCTTTTGATGATGTCCCTGACGATCCGCTTTCTTGCCATCGAAGCGGTATTCGCCTTATACTGCTGCACATAAATCTCTCGCGAGTTTCTCAGCATGAAAACCAAGCTCTCGTGGTAGAGCTCCGTTTTCTGCAGCAGACTGGAGTCGGTGAAATTGtgcttaaaaatactaaagtTCTTTTGCAGAGTGTTCTCCAGAATGTGGTATTTGTCGCTGTGCAGCATGCAACTGAAGAAGGTCCTCAAAAAAGTGCAGGCATGCCGGCTCATGATGACATCACAACCCACAGCTATCACCTCGGTTATGGCAGTGACCACTTCGTTGCGATTGCTATTCGGGCTGGCCAGCATGTCTAGCAGTTTCTGAATCAAGTTCCTGCAATCCGTTCTCGCAACAGTCAAGTGATCCGGCTGCGTGAGTATCGTTTGGGCCACCTCTTTGGTGGTCTGAAAATCACTGGGACCACTGGTCGAATCGAAGGAATCGTAGTCGCCTATCTCCACCGTTTCCTGGATAACCACACTGATCTTGGGCAGATCCGGCACCGTTTGCGAGTGCGAATGCAGATCGAGCGCCTGCACGGTGTAGTGTCCGTTCTTGGCACCCCGCGCCTGCTGAATCTCAATGAGCTGCGCCAGATAGGCCTTGTTCAGAATGGCATTCTTCACCAGGTCGAACTGCTCCAGCACAGCGGTGTCCAGCATGGCCAGCAGCTTGGACATCGAGTTCACAGGCGTGCCGAAGTTCTGCACAAACAGCACAATCTGGTCGGGCGTCAGGTCGTTCAAAGCGGCCTCAATTAGCCTGTCCACCGAGGACCGGATCATCTTTAGCTTCAGCCAGTCGGGCAGCAGTTGAACCTGCTCCTGCGGCATGCTGGGCAGAAAGGCCACCGGCGCCGGACGTCCTGGCGGGAACCAGTAATCCAATATGGGTATCGATTCGGGCATGTTGCTGTTCGAATAGGTGAGCAGGATAATGAAGGCGTGAATGATGTTTATGTGGAGCGGCAGTTGCACTCCATCGTCAAACTGAACCATCAGCAAGTCCGGGTATTCAGTCCACTCGTACGGTTCATGGTACTCGCGCAGCTTGATGATATAGTTATTGAACATGACGAACAGGCACTTGAGTGTCTGAATGCGGTTCTCGTCGGGCACGTAATCATAGTCCTCCTGGGATATAATGATGTGCTGGAACATTGTGCTGCGCTCCACAATCAGCTGCGCCATATCGATGACATGATCCAGCATTTCGTTCACCGGATCGTTCAGCGTGTGGGCAGTTATGAACTGAATGTAGGCCATAATCAACTCGGGACAATTCTCCACTTGGCAGGCAGCTCGCAGCTGGGGAATTATAAAGGGTTTGACCTCGAAGAAGTGCGGAATCTGCTGGATCGACTTCAAGAGCCATTCGTTTTCGAAGTCACCGGAGTGACGGAAGATGATCTTCAGACCCGAGAGAGCAGCCACCCGGGATTGTTTTACCGTCGACGATAGCCGCCTAAATATGTAGTCCAACAGCTCGCAAACGATTTGGTGGCTCTGATTGCCATCGAATATCAAGTTTCTGAGGAAATTGACCAGTTCGGCATCGCGACTGTTTTCCTCGTTGATAATGTGCGCATTGAAGAGCAAAAATTCGCACAGGCACTGCACTGGCAGATGGCTGAAGTCGCCCTCGCTGTTCTGAACGAGGTCAGAAAGCCAGGGCATCGATTGCGTGGTGCCCTGCCGCTGGATAATGTCCAGCAGCAAGTCCGGCTTGCGGCAGCGACAGAACAGGTGGCCCAGCTTGTAGGTTTGATTAAGAAACTTGAGCTGATCCAACACCATCGAAGGCACTTTGCGTGGCGTGCCCATTGGATCCATCAGCATGAGTTGGGTGATCAGAATGGCAGTCTCCTCGGTGATAACAGCATGAGGCGATGTCTGGGCAGCCAAGTACGTTTCGAACTGCAGAATGTGATCCCTTTCCACGGTGATTATCTGGAATAAAATTATTGTAGTACATAAAAGtacttaaacttaaataaaacccACCTGCAACTCATCCTTGTTGGCTGCCGAGTTGTT from Drosophila takahashii strain IR98-3 E-12201 chromosome 2R, DtakHiC1v2, whole genome shotgun sequence encodes:
- the tsr gene encoding cofilin/actin-depolymerizing factor homolog, with product MASGVTVSDVCKTTYEEIKKDKKHRYVIFYIRDEKQIDVETVADRNAEYDQFLEDIQKCGPGECRYGLFDFEYMHQCQGTSESSKKQKLFLMSWCPDTAKVKKKMLYSSSFDALKKSLVGVQKYIQATDLSEASREAVEEKLRATDRQ
- the IntS1 gene encoding integrator complex subunit 1; the encoded protein is MDRGKGSGSNRSQKKVPLGGELFALGTKSVRDDSKSKILPIKAISSSDRKREASSSLASSSKRFRGNLKDAGATDISAGSSQCETWEQFAIDCDLESVIETIYAALEQNDNETVGRLVCGVIKQTTTTATTGSARSKVDNIALLALIYVAKLQPSIFCTDIVACALLSFLRREANVKMRYNTNLHILFANLLTRGFMETNQWPEILLRTYIDDAVNERYWADNELCAPLVKNICAAFKTRTPHISLLRWDVSTALPSGQTHRDSMTVDDDSGDNSTQSLDASPLNTGESEPISDAMCTTKPRFSDAVVQKHVSDAIRDQLNKRQQQDNYTRNFLKFLCTTAGIAEVRCLSISRLELWIHNGKLVKFAQQLLSYICFNIKGRSTQDNEVLLVLVKMRLKTKPLINHYMSCLKEMIYLQPDILSTVMKLVVQNELSNTRNPNNMGMLATMFQTSSDQSAANLAEIYQEFLLQRDDCLRTLRVFLRELVRMLRFDVNLVKFCKTFLSEREDLTPQIEMFEFKERIFQSMVDIVCLCMFLSATPQAREASLSLKTNRDTKNNHALLKLYNQMSQIQLDTVSWMYETVPTVFKIPAAEYHQALHKLLLLDSPEQYSRCDQWPSEPERGAILRIISETPIHEETLLRIILIGITKDIPFSIANTFDVLLLVIKRVSGMKATNIPAVQANKFDIIDFLFSMSEYHHPENIRLPSDYEPPKLAIIAFYWKAWLILLMISAHNPSSFGAFCWDHYPTMKMMMEICITNQFNNSAANKDELQIITVERDHILQFETYLAAQTSPHAVITEETAILITQLMLMDPMGTPRKVPSMVLDQLKFLNQTYKLGHLFCRCRKPDLLLDIIQRQGTTQSMPWLSDLVQNSEGDFSHLPVQCLCEFLLFNAHIINEENSRDAELVNFLRNLIFDGNQSHQIVCELLDYIFRRLSSTVKQSRVAALSGLKIIFRHSGDFENEWLLKSIQQIPHFFEVKPFIIPQLRAACQVENCPELIMAYIQFITAHTLNDPVNEMLDHVIDMAQLIVERSTMFQHIIISQEDYDYVPDENRIQTLKCLFVMFNNYIIKLREYHEPYEWTEYPDLLMVQFDDGVQLPLHINIIHAFIILLTYSNSNMPESIPILDYWFPPGRPAPVAFLPSMPQEQVQLLPDWLKLKMIRSSVDRLIEAALNDLTPDQIVLFVQNFGTPVNSMSKLLAMLDTAVLEQFDLVKNAILNKAYLAQLIEIQQARGAKNGHYTVQALDLHSHSQTVPDLPKISVVIQETVEIGDYDSFDSTSGPSDFQTTKEVAQTILTQPDHLTVARTDCRNLIQKLLDMLASPNSNRNEVVTAITEVIAVGCDVIMSRHACTFLRTFFSCMLHSDKYHILENTLQKNFSIFKHNFTDSSLLQKTELYHESLVFMLRNSREIYVQQYKANTASMARKRIVRDIIKSFDQSKDCKTVAKSKSDQLFHNGLFIDWLSEMDPEIVSTQLLKERFLFSKSCSEFRFYLLSLINHQTNWDTIERIAEYLFKNFHEDYDYATVLNYFEALTTNPKLWKGREKYMSKNVRPDAFFLLKTSELEPFAHFILHEGLAEVKVDSRNYDFKLCSRMNLLFKLTEKRRDLMVRVMEHVENSALSDYLKLQVLQQMYIMYPRVKFLKPSKTGEQAYKLQSLKGCQADKVSNNLITCLGSLVGKKDFETLSTDTELLLRKLAASHPLLFLRQLSVLSSIMQGRAQLSMKALREEHHFHRFVQILRTLELLQPTIFEDAYKNEIQNTLSCYFNFFKHHSSVKEACQMLNKFVQMLQAYINYNPSSALLFIEQYVGILKELAAKYTALGKLQVLVQAVALLQHKSHSATELDDEEVKYEYDLDEHFEVKPSASKPAVTEEPVEGNPSTPIDVGGSRGASSVLTLGSYSRSNYTDISPHFLDLIKIIKQANTEDVVLGPMQELECLTSKRFVFINELFERLLNLIFSPSAQIRSIAFIILIRHLKHNPGNSDINLCTLNAYIQCLRDENSSVAATAIDNLPEMSVLLQEHAIDILSVAFSLGLKSCLNTGHQIRKVLQTLVIQHGY